Proteins found in one Salinimonas lutimaris genomic segment:
- a CDS encoding DUF4397 domain-containing protein has protein sequence MRTRYLSRLAGGFMLLLLAVGLAGCGGSDSSSSDYSYAYLQFYNASPNGATVYMREVDGDSFGSAQFGDATALVSSDDGDIDLEFVRIDADDQEVVLDTMTVNLSTGYKTLIVLSGDFSNPEFTEYKLERETLDEHFRLFFNNLRVDGISYDVYMAEDGDPFEAANFLGTVGYLEQVEMTYWDPDEDSDDFDTDEYTLYLTLPGQNEVVFESQTLDFSYETEYLMMIRDVSGAIVDGLSVDAVLNSTYVTNITDVDASSQYRIYNSTNLADDITVTFGGNTSEEDKTFTLSASELSDFTSIDYGDYRISVSSPQAGISGLTNKLITLNQGQSKAIMIYNNNGTLGAATFEESGLPQSYDKTVNFINLISDFDNIDFYLVRSDETIDTAPYYTLNLEFGENETLMLPEDYYEVIAVYEDDNDEQVLLDRTALTGFTEDANYMVTVEPADTATGYEIVILK, from the coding sequence ATGCGTACACGCTACTTATCCCGCCTGGCAGGCGGATTCATGCTGTTATTGCTTGCCGTGGGGCTGGCCGGTTGCGGTGGCTCAGACAGCAGCAGCTCTGACTACAGTTATGCTTATCTGCAGTTTTACAATGCCTCACCCAACGGAGCTACCGTTTATATGCGCGAGGTGGACGGTGACAGCTTTGGCTCCGCCCAGTTTGGCGATGCAACTGCACTGGTATCGTCAGATGACGGCGATATTGACCTTGAGTTTGTCCGCATTGATGCAGACGACCAGGAAGTGGTGCTGGATACCATGACCGTGAATCTGAGCACCGGCTACAAAACTCTGATTGTTCTGAGCGGCGACTTTTCCAACCCGGAATTTACCGAATACAAGCTGGAGCGGGAAACCCTCGATGAGCACTTTCGGCTCTTCTTTAACAACCTGCGAGTGGATGGCATCAGCTATGATGTTTACATGGCCGAGGATGGCGACCCGTTTGAAGCCGCTAACTTTCTGGGCACGGTAGGTTACCTGGAGCAAGTTGAAATGACGTACTGGGACCCGGATGAGGACAGTGACGATTTTGATACCGACGAATATACCCTGTATCTGACACTGCCGGGCCAGAATGAAGTTGTATTTGAATCCCAGACTCTGGATTTCAGCTATGAAACCGAATACCTGATGATGATACGCGATGTCAGTGGGGCCATTGTAGATGGTTTGTCAGTCGATGCGGTACTGAACTCTACCTATGTGACTAACATTACTGATGTGGATGCCAGCTCCCAGTATCGCATCTACAATAGCACCAATCTCGCTGATGACATTACCGTGACCTTTGGCGGTAATACCAGTGAAGAAGATAAAACATTCACGCTGAGTGCCAGTGAACTGTCGGACTTTACCAGCATTGACTATGGCGACTATCGCATTAGTGTCAGCAGCCCGCAGGCGGGTATCTCCGGTCTGACCAACAAGCTGATTACGCTTAATCAGGGGCAGAGTAAAGCCATTATGATTTATAACAATAATGGTACGCTGGGCGCTGCCACGTTTGAGGAAAGCGGTCTGCCGCAGTCTTATGATAAAACCGTGAACTTCATCAATCTGATCAGCGACTTTGATAATATTGATTTTTATCTGGTTCGCAGTGATGAAACTATTGATACCGCTCCGTACTACACGCTGAATCTGGAATTTGGTGAAAATGAGACTCTGATGCTGCCGGAGGATTATTATGAAGTCATTGCGGTTTACGAAGATGATAACGATGAACAGGTGCTGCTGGACCGTACCGCGCTGACCGGATTTACCGAAGATGCCAATTACATGGTCACGGTAGAACCGGCTGACACCGCCACCGGTTACGAAATCGTGATATTAAAATAG
- a CDS encoding S8 family serine peptidase, which yields MLKKQHAFCKQAAVLASMTLLSASVTAAMNGPVEVTKQEQGTATNAAGQLQNVLTDRLVLADDEQRYIVTFKETGQSVLARSRTKKKSLPGTPVADAPFDAMAAKNIVTQAGAKPHKVLSKQKMVAASMSKAALNRLRNNPNVESVTEDPKRRLMAQTSPYGISMVQANQFAQSDTAARKVCIIDTGFNLGHPDLPDSNNGVTGQGNNSAVGNWYNDGNGHGTHVAGTIAAYDNTQGVVGVYPGVNMHIVKIFNDNGDWTYASDIISAITQCQNAGSDVVNMSLGGGGSSTAERNAMQGFVDDGVLLVAAAGNDGNSTKSYPASYDAVMSVAAVDSNENHASYSQYNNAVEIAAPGSSVYSTYPTNTYATLSGTSMATPHVAGAAALVWSYHDQCTNEEIRGALNATAKDRGAAGRDNYYGNGIIKVANAISYLNNNGCAGGSTPPDGGDGGTGGVEPVSGELANLSGSQGSWKRYTWDIPAGVSSMTIRTAGGSGDADLYVRFGSQPSTSSYDCRPYESGNGEVCTFTNPNEGTWHIGINGYSAYSGVTLSYSYQ from the coding sequence ATGTTGAAAAAACAACATGCATTTTGCAAACAAGCTGCAGTACTGGCATCAATGACATTACTAAGTGCGTCAGTCACCGCAGCAATGAATGGCCCGGTAGAGGTCACCAAGCAAGAACAGGGAACCGCAACAAACGCAGCCGGACAGCTGCAGAATGTACTGACCGATCGTCTGGTTCTGGCCGACGACGAGCAGCGTTACATTGTTACTTTCAAAGAAACCGGACAGTCTGTACTGGCCAGAAGCCGCACCAAGAAAAAGAGCTTACCGGGAACACCCGTAGCGGATGCGCCGTTTGATGCCATGGCGGCCAAAAATATTGTTACACAGGCTGGTGCTAAACCACATAAGGTGCTGAGCAAGCAAAAAATGGTGGCTGCTTCCATGAGCAAAGCCGCGCTTAATCGCCTGCGCAATAATCCGAATGTGGAAAGTGTGACCGAAGATCCCAAGCGTCGTCTGATGGCGCAGACCTCGCCATACGGTATTTCCATGGTTCAGGCGAATCAGTTTGCGCAAAGCGACACTGCCGCCCGCAAGGTATGTATTATTGATACCGGCTTTAATCTGGGTCACCCAGACCTGCCTGACAGCAACAATGGTGTAACCGGTCAGGGCAATAACAGTGCTGTGGGTAACTGGTATAACGATGGCAACGGCCATGGTACACACGTTGCCGGTACGATTGCTGCCTACGACAATACCCAGGGGGTAGTGGGTGTTTACCCGGGCGTAAACATGCATATCGTAAAAATCTTCAACGACAACGGTGACTGGACGTACGCATCTGACATTATCTCTGCCATTACCCAGTGTCAGAATGCCGGTTCCGATGTGGTCAATATGAGTCTGGGTGGCGGCGGTTCGTCTACCGCTGAGCGTAATGCCATGCAGGGCTTTGTGGATGACGGCGTTTTACTGGTAGCGGCGGCAGGTAACGATGGCAACAGCACCAAGTCGTATCCGGCGTCCTATGATGCGGTCATGTCAGTGGCGGCAGTCGATTCTAATGAAAATCACGCCAGCTACTCGCAGTACAATAATGCCGTGGAAATTGCCGCGCCGGGCTCATCGGTATATTCCACCTACCCAACCAATACCTATGCCACTTTAAGCGGTACATCCATGGCGACGCCACATGTTGCCGGGGCTGCTGCACTGGTGTGGAGCTATCATGACCAGTGTACCAACGAAGAAATTCGTGGTGCGCTTAACGCGACTGCCAAGGATCGTGGCGCAGCCGGTCGGGATAACTACTATGGTAACGGGATTATTAAGGTGGCCAATGCCATCAGCTATCTGAACAACAATGGTTGTGCCGGTGGCAGTACACCGCCTGATGGTGGTGACGGCGGTACGGGTGGCGTTGAGCCGGTGTCTGGTGAGCTGGCGAATCTGTCTGGTTCACAGGGCAGCTGGAAACGCTACACCTGGGATATTCCGGCCGGTGTCAGCAGCATGACTATTCGCACTGCCGGTGGCTCGGGCGATGCCGATCTGTATGTTCGCTTTGGCTCACAGCCGTCTACCAGCAGCTATGACTGTCGTCCGTATGAATCAGGTAATGGTGAGGTATGTACTTTTACCAACCCTAACGAAGGCACCTGGCATATCGGCATTAATGGTTACTCTGCCTATTCAGGCGTGACTTTAAGCTATAGCTACCAGTAA
- the rlmB gene encoding 23S rRNA (guanosine(2251)-2'-O)-methyltransferase RlmB codes for MAQQEWLYGLHAMQAVLEKEPERVLEVMVLKGRNDDRLNDVVNQARRFGISVQFCSRKALDDKVDGEQHQGVVGRAKPARTLDESDLAALVEQQSQPFLLVLDGVTDPHNIGACLRTADAAGVDAVIVPKDKSGGLTGTARKVACGAAETVPFIQVTNLARTLKSLQDQGVWIIGTAGEAPQMLYEAKLSGPMALVMGAEGKGMRRLTRETCDELVKLPMAGSVSSLNVSVATGVCLYEIVRQRSQ; via the coding sequence ATGGCGCAGCAAGAATGGTTATATGGCCTGCATGCCATGCAGGCGGTTCTGGAAAAAGAGCCGGAGCGTGTGCTGGAAGTAATGGTACTAAAAGGCCGTAATGACGATCGCCTGAATGACGTGGTCAATCAGGCCCGTCGTTTTGGAATCAGTGTTCAGTTTTGCAGCCGCAAGGCGCTGGATGACAAAGTGGACGGTGAGCAGCATCAGGGTGTAGTGGGCCGGGCCAAACCCGCCAGAACACTCGATGAGTCAGATCTGGCCGCGCTGGTGGAACAGCAGTCTCAGCCATTTTTGCTGGTGCTGGATGGTGTGACCGACCCGCACAATATTGGTGCCTGTCTGCGAACCGCTGATGCCGCTGGCGTGGATGCGGTCATTGTTCCAAAAGACAAATCAGGCGGGCTGACCGGTACTGCCCGCAAAGTGGCCTGTGGTGCGGCCGAAACCGTGCCGTTTATACAGGTCACCAATCTGGCCCGTACCTTAAAGTCGTTGCAGGACCAGGGCGTATGGATTATTGGTACAGCCGGCGAAGCCCCGCAGATGTTGTACGAGGCTAAATTGTCCGGTCCCATGGCACTGGTGATGGGCGCCGAAGGCAAGGGCATGCGCCGGTTAACCCGCGAAACCTGTGACGAACTGGTCAAACTGCCTATGGCCGGGTCAGTTAGCAGTCTGAATGTGTCGGTGGCCACCGGTGTGTGCCTTTATGAGATAGTCAGACAACGTAGCCAGTAA
- the rnr gene encoding ribonuclease R, which yields MSDDPHYQREKEKYDKPVASREYLLSVMQEHGKPMSFIEICAAVEAEDEDNRIGIQRRLRAMEREGQVQFTKQKRYAIQNREELIRGRIIGHRDGFGFLRPEDNSGDLYISGGQMRLFLHDDVVDARVTGTDRKGRREAYIVNVVEPRSEPIVGRYFTEDGVGVVIPDDSRLNHEIVIPPEQTNGARMGQVVVVELTQRPRRRVNPVGQIKEILGEHMAPGMEIEMALRSFDIPHQWPQGVDRAINLLSDEVPEDAKQGRIDLRQLPLVTIDGEDARDFDDAVFCEPLDDGGWQLWVAIADVSHYVRPGTALDSEAIERGNSVYFPEQVIPMLPEKLSNGLCSLNPEVDRLCMVCEMTISAQGKLDTFQFYEAVMNSHARFTYNKVWQILQGDKDLHERYSNHVSHLRNLHDLYRALKKSRQGRGAIEFETQESKFVFNAQRKIEDIVPLVRNDAHKMIEECMIMANVCAAQMLEKHEAPALFRVHDKPDADRLTTFTSYLSEIGVPHSITEDATPADFTAVVNKTQNRPDQELIQTMLLRSMKQAVYDGENIGHFGLALAQYAHFTSPIRRYPDLVVHRAIKGVLAKQPFKHKVAGAKNYTVEEIEQLGEQCSMTERRADDATRDVADWLKCEFMQDHVGSSFEGVVASVTNFGLFIRLTDYHIDGLVHITSLADDFYRYDDVKQTLIGESGARQFRLGDTLTVKVAAVNLDERKIDLVLDGTFAKGPKGKKVKVRSAGKKEEPARKRSSSNPSKGRGKSEKPQSRKGKKK from the coding sequence ATGAGTGACGATCCCCATTACCAGCGCGAAAAGGAAAAGTACGACAAACCTGTCGCCAGCCGTGAATATTTACTGTCGGTGATGCAAGAACATGGCAAGCCCATGTCTTTCATCGAAATTTGTGCTGCGGTAGAAGCCGAAGACGAAGATAACCGAATTGGTATTCAGCGGCGCCTGCGCGCTATGGAGCGGGAAGGCCAGGTTCAGTTTACAAAACAGAAACGCTACGCTATCCAAAATCGTGAAGAGTTGATTCGCGGCCGCATTATCGGCCATCGCGATGGTTTTGGCTTTTTAAGACCAGAAGATAACTCCGGCGACTTATATATCAGTGGCGGGCAGATGCGCCTGTTTTTACACGACGACGTGGTGGATGCCCGGGTCACCGGCACCGACCGTAAAGGCCGTCGCGAAGCCTATATTGTTAATGTGGTAGAGCCGCGCAGTGAGCCGATTGTCGGACGCTACTTCACCGAAGACGGTGTTGGGGTAGTGATTCCTGATGACAGCCGCCTTAACCACGAAATTGTGATTCCGCCAGAACAGACCAATGGCGCCCGCATGGGCCAGGTGGTGGTGGTTGAACTGACCCAGCGTCCTCGCCGCCGGGTAAATCCGGTTGGCCAGATTAAAGAAATTCTGGGTGAGCATATGGCGCCGGGCATGGAAATTGAAATGGCCCTGCGCTCGTTTGATATTCCGCATCAGTGGCCGCAGGGCGTTGATCGCGCCATCAATCTGTTAAGTGATGAAGTGCCCGAAGACGCCAAACAGGGCCGTATTGATTTACGTCAGTTGCCGCTGGTTACCATTGATGGTGAAGATGCCCGCGACTTTGACGACGCCGTATTCTGTGAGCCGCTGGATGACGGCGGCTGGCAGCTGTGGGTAGCGATTGCTGATGTGAGCCATTATGTGCGCCCGGGTACTGCGCTGGACAGCGAGGCCATTGAACGGGGCAATTCGGTATACTTTCCGGAGCAGGTTATTCCCATGCTGCCCGAAAAGTTATCAAACGGCCTGTGTTCACTGAACCCGGAAGTTGATCGCCTGTGTATGGTGTGTGAAATGACCATTTCCGCACAGGGCAAGCTGGATACATTTCAGTTCTACGAAGCAGTGATGAACTCCCATGCCCGCTTTACCTATAATAAGGTATGGCAAATTTTGCAGGGCGACAAAGATCTGCACGAGCGTTACAGCAACCATGTCAGTCATCTGCGTAATCTGCACGACTTGTACCGCGCCCTGAAAAAATCCCGTCAGGGACGTGGCGCGATTGAGTTTGAAACGCAGGAAAGCAAGTTTGTGTTTAATGCGCAGCGCAAGATTGAAGATATTGTGCCGCTGGTACGTAACGACGCCCACAAGATGATCGAAGAATGTATGATCATGGCCAATGTGTGCGCCGCCCAGATGCTGGAAAAACATGAAGCCCCGGCGCTGTTCCGGGTGCACGATAAGCCGGATGCCGATCGTCTGACGACCTTTACTTCCTATCTGTCAGAAATCGGGGTGCCGCACAGCATTACCGAAGATGCCACCCCGGCAGACTTTACTGCAGTGGTCAATAAAACCCAGAACCGGCCTGATCAGGAGCTGATTCAGACTATGTTACTGCGCTCTATGAAGCAGGCGGTTTACGATGGTGAGAATATTGGTCACTTTGGTCTGGCTCTGGCTCAGTACGCCCACTTTACCTCGCCCATCCGTCGTTATCCGGATCTTGTGGTGCACCGGGCTATTAAAGGGGTGCTGGCTAAGCAGCCGTTTAAACATAAAGTGGCCGGGGCAAAAAATTACACCGTAGAAGAAATTGAACAGCTGGGTGAACAATGTTCAATGACTGAACGGCGCGCCGATGATGCCACCCGCGATGTGGCAGACTGGCTGAAGTGCGAGTTTATGCAGGACCATGTTGGCTCCAGCTTTGAAGGTGTGGTCGCATCGGTAACCAACTTCGGGTTGTTTATCCGTCTGACGGATTATCATATTGACGGACTGGTTCATATTACCTCGCTGGCCGATGATTTTTATCGCTATGACGATGTTAAGCAGACCCTGATTGGTGAATCAGGTGCACGTCAGTTCCGTTTGGGCGATACCCTGACCGTGAAGGTAGCGGCGGTGAATCTGGATGAGCGCAAGATTGATCTGGTACTTGATGGCACCTTTGCCAAAGGTCCGAAAGGGAAAAAGGTAAAAGTACGCAGCGCAGGTAAAAAAGAAGAGCCGGCCCGGAAGCGCAGCTCATCCAATCCGTCAAAAGGACGCGGCAAATCAGAAAAACCTCAGTCTCGAAAAGGTAAAAAGAAATAA
- a CDS encoding tetratricopeptide repeat protein has translation MQVHAQSSQLKAVELYTQNELIALINSNTHLTRVVTDRCQLVQDIEAHAEVLKEPAFQFLWGDMLAWGVCVEKAPERGIRLMSDAAQQGLPAALEQLGRYYRKGTLVQTDYKRAVIYLREAAALGNLNAQLQLAGLFVDGHGSPYDYEDAYRWLFNAITDDNQTHTRIAGLLEQLEQRMHPKAVRAARAMGSY, from the coding sequence ATGCAGGTGCATGCCCAGTCATCTCAGCTCAAGGCTGTTGAGCTCTATACACAGAATGAGCTGATTGCCCTTATCAATAGTAATACTCACCTGACCCGGGTGGTGACGGACCGCTGTCAGCTGGTGCAGGATATCGAAGCGCATGCAGAAGTGTTAAAAGAGCCTGCTTTTCAGTTTTTGTGGGGCGATATGCTGGCCTGGGGCGTGTGTGTAGAAAAAGCCCCCGAGCGCGGTATCCGGCTAATGTCGGATGCGGCGCAGCAGGGCCTGCCGGCAGCCCTGGAACAACTGGGCCGGTATTATCGAAAAGGCACCCTGGTGCAAACCGATTACAAGCGGGCCGTTATTTACCTGCGCGAAGCGGCGGCCCTGGGTAACCTCAATGCCCAGTTACAGCTGGCCGGCCTGTTTGTAGACGGGCACGGCAGCCCGTATGACTACGAAGATGCCTATCGCTGGTTGTTTAACGCCATTACCGATGACAACCAAACCCATACTCGCATTGCCGGTTTGTTAGAACAGCTTGAACAGCGCATGCATCCTAAGGCAGTGCGCGCCGCCAGAGCTATGGGCAGTTATTAA
- a CDS encoding TIGR02647 family protein — MSTFDKYMTEELNLLLMFPRSSLMQGLKIHRDAGETQINAAQRLYSKGMITQPDGGYLTDLGIDVAEHAYKVHGALLSRLN, encoded by the coding sequence ATGAGCACGTTTGATAAATATATGACAGAAGAGTTAAACCTGTTGCTGATGTTTCCGCGAAGCAGCCTGATGCAGGGACTGAAGATTCACCGTGATGCCGGAGAAACCCAAATTAATGCTGCCCAGAGGCTATATTCCAAAGGCATGATAACCCAGCCAGACGGCGGCTATCTGACCGACCTGGGTATAGATGTGGCTGAACATGCCTACAAAGTTCACGGAGCGCTGTTATCCAGGCTTAATTAA
- the ubiD gene encoding 4-hydroxy-3-polyprenylbenzoate decarboxylase, with translation MKYKDLRDFIAKLEAQGELKRITREIDTDLEMTEIADRTLRAGGPALLFENPKGSNIPVLANLFGTPERVAKGMGQDDVKALREVGKLLAYLKEPEPPKGLKDLWEKLPVLKKVLAMPAKEVRKAPCQEVVLSGEDVDLSTLPIQRCWPGDAAPLVTWGLTVTRGPHKKRQNLGIYRQQVIAKNKLIMRWLSHRGGALDFREWCQTHPGQPYPVSVALGADPATILGAVTPVPDTLSEYAFAGLLRGDKTEVVKSISNDLQVPASAEIVLEGYIDQNETAPEGPYGDHTGYYNEVDEFPVFTVTHITHRRDPIYHSTYTGRPPDEPAILGVALNEVFVPILQKQFPEIVDFYLPPEGCSYRMAVVTMKKQYPGHAKRVMMGVWSFLRQFMYTKFVIVCDDDVNARDWNDVIWAITTRMDPARDTVMVENTPIDYLDFASPVSGLGSKMGMDATNKMPGETEREWGTPIVMDDAVKQRVDDIWDELGIMD, from the coding sequence ATGAAGTACAAAGACTTACGGGATTTTATCGCCAAACTTGAAGCACAGGGCGAGCTTAAGCGTATCACCCGGGAAATTGATACCGATCTGGAAATGACCGAAATTGCTGATCGTACCTTACGTGCCGGCGGCCCCGCCCTGTTGTTTGAAAACCCTAAGGGTAGCAATATTCCGGTGTTGGCTAACCTGTTTGGCACCCCCGAACGGGTAGCCAAAGGCATGGGGCAGGATGATGTAAAGGCGCTGAGAGAAGTGGGCAAGTTACTGGCCTATCTGAAAGAGCCCGAGCCGCCAAAAGGCTTAAAAGATTTGTGGGAAAAACTCCCGGTGCTGAAAAAAGTACTGGCGATGCCGGCCAAAGAAGTGCGCAAGGCCCCATGTCAGGAAGTGGTGTTAAGCGGTGAGGATGTTGATTTGTCTACCCTGCCCATTCAGCGCTGCTGGCCCGGCGATGCCGCGCCGCTGGTCACCTGGGGGTTAACCGTTACCCGCGGGCCACACAAAAAACGTCAGAACCTGGGTATTTACCGGCAGCAGGTGATTGCTAAAAATAAACTGATTATGCGCTGGCTGTCACACCGTGGTGGCGCACTGGATTTTCGTGAATGGTGTCAGACGCATCCCGGTCAGCCCTACCCGGTGTCGGTGGCGCTAGGCGCCGACCCGGCCACCATTTTAGGTGCTGTTACCCCGGTGCCTGATACCTTGTCTGAATATGCCTTTGCCGGTTTACTACGTGGGGATAAAACCGAGGTGGTGAAGTCCATCAGCAATGATTTGCAGGTGCCGGCCAGCGCTGAGATTGTACTTGAAGGCTATATTGACCAGAACGAAACCGCTCCGGAAGGCCCGTATGGCGACCACACCGGTTACTACAATGAAGTGGATGAGTTTCCGGTATTTACGGTCACGCATATAACTCATCGCCGGGATCCTATTTACCATTCGACCTACACCGGCCGTCCGCCTGATGAACCGGCCATTTTAGGGGTTGCCTTAAACGAGGTATTTGTTCCTATCCTGCAAAAGCAGTTTCCGGAAATTGTGGACTTTTATCTGCCGCCGGAAGGCTGCTCCTATCGCATGGCGGTGGTCACGATGAAAAAGCAGTACCCGGGACATGCTAAGCGGGTCATGATGGGCGTATGGTCATTTTTGCGCCAGTTCATGTATACCAAGTTTGTTATTGTATGCGACGATGATGTGAATGCCCGGGACTGGAATGATGTCATCTGGGCCATTACCACCCGTATGGATCCTGCCCGCGACACCGTGATGGTGGAAAACACGCCGATTGATTATCTGGATTTTGCCTCGCCGGTATCTGGTCTGGGCTCCAAGATGGGTATGGATGCCACCAACAAAATGCCGGGGGAAACCGAGCGCGAGTGGGGTACCCCCATTGTGATGGATGATGCGGTCAAACAGCGCGTGGATGACATCTGGGATGAGCTTGGTATCATGGACTAG
- the fre gene encoding NAD(P)H-flavin reductase, with amino-acid sequence MSQIQCQVSSITSLTEVVYKVILTPTHPVEFHAGQYILVHMGDNDKRPFSIANAAYNNEVIELHIGADENNAYATEVLDRMRNNGEIAISGGHGEAFLQSDGKPMVLIAGGTGFSYTYSILQQALHDHPDTPVNLYWGGRKLDDLYLHEALSALADKHANFTFYPVVEFAEEGWQGKTGWVHQAVLSDYDDLAEVQVYIAGRFEMAKVARDDFFARNLPQTSLFGDAYAFI; translated from the coding sequence ATGTCACAAATTCAATGTCAGGTTAGCAGCATCACGTCGCTAACCGAAGTGGTCTATAAAGTTATTCTTACCCCAACCCACCCGGTTGAGTTTCACGCTGGTCAGTACATTCTGGTGCACATGGGCGACAACGACAAACGTCCTTTTTCTATTGCCAACGCCGCGTATAACAACGAGGTGATTGAGCTGCACATCGGTGCTGACGAGAACAATGCGTATGCCACCGAAGTACTGGATCGCATGCGTAACAACGGTGAAATTGCCATTAGCGGTGGCCACGGCGAAGCTTTTTTGCAGTCTGACGGTAAGCCTATGGTGCTGATTGCCGGTGGTACCGGCTTTTCTTATACCTATTCTATTTTACAGCAAGCGCTGCACGATCATCCGGACACACCGGTTAACCTTTACTGGGGCGGCCGTAAGCTGGATGACCTGTATCTGCATGAAGCCCTGTCTGCGCTGGCTGACAAACATGCCAACTTTACTTTTTATCCGGTAGTGGAATTTGCCGAAGAAGGCTGGCAAGGTAAAACCGGCTGGGTTCATCAGGCTGTGCTGTCTGATTATGATGATCTGGCCGAAGTCCAGGTGTACATCGCAGGCCGGTTTGAGATGGCCAAGGTAGCGCGGGATGATTTTTTTGCCCGTAATCTGCCCCAAACCAGTTTATTTGGCGATGCCTACGCCTTTATATAA
- a CDS encoding M28 family metallopeptidase, whose product MFTRSAVASALVAGCLSFSAIADTPNHAGTAPLYDIAGDISAKRIEQDITSLVNFGTRHTLSETQSDTRGIGAARRWIKQEFEAISKNCGGCLEVMFVGDTISGEERIPDATEVISVIAIQRGSTDPDRYVLMSGDIDSRVSDVMDATSDAPGANDNASGVAGTLEAARVLSQYQFNGSIVYAALAGEEQGLFGGKILAAKAQKEGWRLKAVLNNDMIGNIEGINGVINNTTARLFAEGTRVTETDSEARTRRFTGGEVDSPSRNLARYIDKLADQYIENLDTMVVYRLDRFGRGGHHRPFNDLGYPGIRIMETNENYHRQHQDLRTEEGIQYGDTLEGVNFDYAAKLTALNAVSLASMAWAPAPPAGVRIEGAVEPSTTLRWNAADDKQNPQLAGYKIYWRYTDAPQWQFSKFVGKVSQATLENVVIDNYFFGVASVSKDGYESPVVFPGAAGSFGE is encoded by the coding sequence ATGTTTACACGCTCTGCTGTTGCTTCCGCCCTTGTGGCTGGCTGCCTGTCTTTTTCTGCGATTGCCGATACGCCCAACCACGCCGGCACAGCCCCACTGTATGATATTGCCGGTGATATATCGGCAAAGCGCATTGAGCAGGATATAACCAGTCTGGTCAATTTTGGTACTCGCCACACGTTATCTGAAACCCAGTCCGATACCCGCGGAATTGGCGCTGCCCGACGCTGGATAAAGCAGGAGTTTGAAGCGATCTCTAAAAATTGCGGCGGCTGTCTGGAAGTCATGTTTGTGGGTGACACCATCAGCGGTGAAGAGCGTATTCCCGATGCCACCGAGGTGATTAGTGTGATTGCCATTCAGCGCGGCAGTACGGATCCCGACCGGTATGTACTGATGTCTGGCGATATTGACTCGCGGGTATCTGATGTCATGGATGCCACTTCTGATGCGCCCGGAGCCAATGATAATGCCTCCGGCGTAGCCGGTACACTGGAAGCAGCACGGGTGTTAAGTCAGTACCAATTCAACGGCTCTATTGTATATGCTGCTTTAGCCGGTGAAGAGCAAGGTCTGTTTGGGGGCAAAATTCTGGCTGCCAAAGCCCAAAAGGAAGGCTGGCGATTAAAAGCGGTACTGAACAACGACATGATAGGCAATATCGAAGGCATTAACGGGGTGATTAATAACACCACCGCCCGCCTGTTTGCCGAAGGCACCCGGGTCACAGAAACAGACAGTGAAGCCCGTACCCGCCGCTTTACCGGCGGAGAAGTCGATTCGCCTTCACGTAACCTGGCACGCTATATCGATAAGCTGGCTGACCAGTACATTGAAAATCTTGATACCATGGTGGTTTACCGGCTCGACCGGTTTGGTCGCGGCGGCCATCACCGGCCGTTTAATGATTTAGGTTATCCGGGCATCCGCATCATGGAGACCAACGAAAACTATCATCGCCAGCATCAGGATTTACGCACCGAAGAAGGCATTCAATATGGCGATACGCTGGAAGGGGTGAATTTTGACTATGCCGCCAAGCTGACCGCGTTAAATGCGGTGAGTCTGGCGTCCATGGCCTGGGCGCCGGCTCCGCCTGCCGGCGTCAGGATTGAAGGCGCGGTAGAGCCCTCTACCACTTTGCGCTGGAATGCTGCCGATGATAAACAGAACCCGCAGCTGGCGGGTTATAAGATTTACTGGCGCTATACCGATGCACCGCAGTGGCAGTTCAGCAAGTTTGTAGGCAAGGTTAGCCAGGCCACGCTGGAAAATGTGGTGATTGATAACTACTTCTTTGGCGTGGCCAGTGTGAGCAAAGACGGCTACGAAAGCCCGGTGGTATTTCCCGGCGCCGCAGGCAGTTTTGGCGAGTAA